The Papilio machaon chromosome 3, ilPapMach1.1, whole genome shotgun sequence genome window below encodes:
- the LOC106712254 gene encoding E3 ubiquitin-protein ligase UBR5 isoform X8, giving the protein MSSMHFVVHPLPGTEDQLIDRLKEVSERWNRYGTGAGSSALSTLRGVRAVTAGPAHIACLLDDGTICRAAFSIIPDRLDLSKADASKNGGNGGGGSGGGGTSGGKQGGSSGGCGSRQQPRTRARIMRNSIRAAPSSQGSTSRATGVIIGASSSGRVVSVPAPFVPEDLVTQAQVVLQGKSRSLIIRELQRTNLDVNLAVNNLLSRDDEEGEEPEGGEGGDGYVPEDLISLLDSGFHATQQDHSVIIDADAMFSEDIFGRNGGGGSGSGGGRAGASREGSSSTQERPSEFSRWRDRQYFGPRRWLESALRDTSWDKDGVDNKKKDSAMSASPLWVSEELEYWDSNIRFTHIAATYSELIAVSSLGQLHQWRWADAHPYQRNDCSSSNSLYHPRGNWLGMMSGERIVNISAAGIRVSVLTDTGRIATFLDESIAHAPGAARLEHPLQTFTEFGSDKAVSLHACSLYTVAKLDSGALYWWGVLPLGQRARLWEKHRARSRKQQRGHSSATPQDLQAGQNVTMKNAPMYQPGAIGFNMSSGVPKVGVLQNAAWNLSDMCRFKLLPPPQLDRSISDKDKRDIQNQSPLTVSSVKASSSGGSGKDSGKDSNKDMADRLDMPPPPSPASSTCSDTSTSHKRAKRVTVRGEEGSSNDGSKRDEEEWPLKEVVFLEDVKSVPLGRVLKVDGAYAAVRFPTMGKDGKEVLPSTTDDWTTVLQDCRLVRKDDLVAVKWGAGSGSGSRGPDCLQRSPRKVALPPELQVITIAVDSRGVHAVVKRPGGALAYAVYAVGATRALTDSVFPTDHEALLGHTNGAGIQLATAAEGSEAVVVMADGNGALYPIARDCVGMVREPPPLNLPPARALTAHALPLQPHGAAHSHHAALKSQVALIIIVPEPQLMMPRVLRCDLEGVRQLLHLLEADNNKQQILSILQERCDGNRNILHACVHMCAPTSNKEPDIVENSSMPNVASGTSGSGNNTDEAVPAISWPPETFEASGDEDSLMGLTNNSKISNGGANGGGAVSADPAERRGNALAALRALCESPVLQPYLMQLLLAKDGMGQTPLMAAVAERAYRAALVLLDAIRSCPEADEAQRSDAIFPPNAHPDHSPLLVLCCNDTCSFTWTGQEHINQDIFECKTCGLTGSLCCCTECAKVCHKGHDCKLKRTSPTAYCDCWEKCRCKALVGGNWAARCDLLARLARDTQLATHFNSRGESILLFLVQTVGRQAVEQRQFRAGGGRGRAPRKQPGSDAEVDTPDHDLEPPRFARRALLHLLGDWAAVEAAVMCGATASEPEGRPGSPSLNQSGTTLLDKFTHALIVKCTNEMLDTLLHTLMREQQNEAVPGRAERAREVARRFVRSVARIFVIFSVEMAPGAAKKRGPLSITSSLVRCRRVFAALVALAVEELVEAADALLAPVRLGVVRPTAPFPLATTYVDLVNGSEDLFGVEPLSTGHTRLGHSRRESNTGGGRGAAAGGASMGGSALAPDRASTPVATEYADDVAEAPSLGGDDDASETDEPAMAAADPTPDAQHDDAMGERGQEQHVVVENGTERAEGGESESELDLLAEVETESDSDDQDNAESAQRSVQTRATQGSDAAGIASLLMYPEDESGDSTQPEDEDSEAGETDEQDGEAEPPLHDGEPLERRAAPPARPNLAPHSMQWAIRSREPTRGTTSSAGGVRLTGSSSLVFIDPASLRRSAAAAAAGAHDPHSTSTTASFLARAFGIVIRQIADLLWEYERITLPLPRLVPLAYREALRLQCYLERQLKPTWDWLVTVMDATEAQLRFGASLTSNNAGSAAAEHSRTNATTTRRTTSFTSPATRIIGFSEGPRGRDRDQGVEAGSARREFLAYCLSLLRAHSAEHAEQLPVLDVAALKHVAYVLDALIYYMRAAQPQPHHHPHLWTADENENEEGDEEMVVGGGGTNESDGEGDGARGRTHAFFQRSDSTLCLGCPPPDPFNMTMQDALPLADQPQLLQPNARREDLFGMPRQPVTLPPADDANTGAANPLEVMCLLKVVPRRLGLSSRGAERGWSPPARPASAPPAHTHTMARDEPQDLSCAKDTVTKMDTGSDGEYPSDSDSDEARQIQRKKHHRHPHASTSGSSSRQDRQEAAPPSEFHTLVDTACSIIDAPHQQNIALPKPGVSGSVHEPRPSTSRSPGKTVIVRAGELLSVADPLESQEISAHVTVETTGLTTAPLLPTQVLNAPAQARTCPSLGATVSHDLLLGRWRLSLDLFGRVFTEDVGLEPGSVVAELGGFPVKEVKFRRDMEKLRNSQQKDLTLHKMERDRAKLLQQTFAELNSAFAGQNRRAHSAQPPLAVNRVKVTFRDEPGEGSGVARSFYTSVAEALLANEKLPPLESTSGSGLNSNASNGTSGSSGANAGASANTGTRSSGAGRARAKDTARRVPGRAAPRPPTAREPRRVLSVDARPYSPQAAPGTEGAGYSGDRPGGHNEHLTLHQAQLGERLYPRVHSLHPTFAGKITGMLLELTPAQLLVLLASEDALRQKVREAMDLIVMNPSEAILDLDVFSLSERGGGVGGGGGAALGAGSSAAAADDAAPLFYSPGKRGYYSPRQGRATSERINAFRNVGRIIGLCLLQNELCPMFLNRHVLKYILARPIRFHDLAFFDPVVYESLRQLVADAENGDSHSLFAALDLNFSLEMCEEEGGGCVELVPGGREIEVTALNVYDYVRKYAQHRMLHSQEKALESIRVGVLDVLPESSLEGLTAEDLRLLLNGVGDINVAALVSYTSFNDESGEPPERLVRFKRWLWAIVDKMTHLERQDLVYFWTGSPALPASEEGFQPMPSVTIRPADDAHLPTANTCISRLYIPLYSSRHVLKHKLLLAIKTKNFGFV; this is encoded by the exons GCGTGGTGTGCGAGCCGTGACCGCCGGCCCCGCCCACATCGCTTGCCTACTTGACGACGGCACGATATGCCGCGCCGCATTCTCCATCATCCCCGACAGGCTCGACTTGAGCAAAGCGGACGCCAGCAAGAACGGTGGGAATGGAGGTGGAGGAAGTGGGGGAGGTGGGACTAGTGGGGGGAAACAAGGCGGCAGCAGTGGCGGCTGCGGCTCTAGACAACAGCCGCGGACTAGGGCTCGCATCATGAGAAACTCAATTCGTGCTGCACCCAGTTCACAAG GGTCTACGAGTCGTGCCACTGGTGTAATTATAGGCGCATCTAGCTCCGGGCGAGTCGTGTCCGTTCCGGCGCCTTTTGTACCGGAGGATTTGGTAACACAGGCTCAAGTTGTTCTTCAAGGAAAAAGTCGCAGTCTCATTATACGAGAATTGCAG CGTACAAACCTGGACGTGAACCTAGCCGTAAACAACTTGCTGTCCCGCGACGATGAGGAGGGCGAGGAGCCAGAGGGTGGCGAGGGCGGCGACGGCTACGTGCCAGAGGACCTCATCTCGCTGCTCGACAGCGGCTTCCACGCCACGCAGCAGGACCATTCCGTCATAATCGACGCCGATGCGATGTTCTCCGAGGACATCTTCGG TCGTAACGGGGGCGGCGGCAGTGGCAGTGGTGGTGGACGCGCGGGCGCCAGCCGCGAGGGCAGTAGCTCCACGCAGGAGCGGCCCTCGGAGTTCAGCAGGTGGCGCGATCGTCAGTACTTCGGCCCAAGGAGGTGGCTCGAATCCGCTCTGAGAGATACATCGTGGGATAAAGATGGAG TTGACAACAAGAAAAAAGATTCTGCAATGAGCGCGTCGCCGCTGTGGGTGTCCGAGGAACTGGAGTACTGGGACAGCAATATCCGCTTCACGCACATTGCGGCCACCTACAGTGAGCTCATCGCAGTCTCCAGCCTCGGCCAGCTGCACCAGTGGCGCTGGGCTGACGCGCATCCTTACCAGCGCAATGAC TGCTCCAGTTCTAACAGTCTGTACCACCCGCGCGGCAACTGGCTCGGCATGATGTCGGGAGAGCGTATCGTCAACATTAGCGCCGCTGGCATTCGAGTTTCCGTGCTCACTGACACAGGCAGAATTGCCACCTTCCTCGATGAGTCTATTG cTCACGCACCGGGCGCCGCTCGCTTGGAGCATCCTCTGCAAACGTTCACGGAGTTTGGCAGTGACAAGGCTGTGTCTCTGCACGCCTGCTCGCTCTACACTGTGGCCAAACTGGACTCTGGAGCTCTCTACTGGTG GGGCGTACTTCCACTGGGCCAGCGCGCTCGCCTGTGGGAGAAGCACCGCGCACGCTCCCGCAAGCAGCAGCGCGGCCACTCGTCCGCGACGCCGCAGGACCTGCAGGCGGGACAAAACGTCACCATGAAGAACGCGCCCATGTACCAGCCCGGCGCTATAG GTTTCAACATGTCCTCGGGTGTGCCGAAAGTGGGCGTGTTGCAAAATGCGGCCTGGAACCTATCGGATATGTGCCGCTTCAAGTTGCTGCCACCGCCTCAGCTTGACCGCTCCATCTCAGATAAAGACAAGAGAGATATTCAG AATCAATCTCCGCTGACTGTGTCCTCCGTGAAAGCGTCCTCTTCCGGCGGAAGTGGCAAGGATAGTGGCAAGGACAGCAATAAGGATATGGCGGACCGCCTGGACATGCCACCGCCGCCCAGCCCCGCCTCTTCTACTTGCAGTGACACCAGCACTTCACACA AACGTGCTAAACGTGTGACCGTTCGTGGTGAGGAAGGTTCTTCCAACGATGGCTCCAAACGTGACGAGGAAGAGTGGCCATTGAAGGAAGTAGTCTTTCTCGAGGATGTGAAGAGCGTGCCATTGGGCCGCGTGCTCAAGGTTGACGGAGCTTACGCGGCAGTGCGGTTCCCGACTATGGGCAAGGACGGCAAGGAGGTGCTGCCCTCCACCACTGATGACTGGACGACCGTGCTTCAAGACTGCCGGCTCGTACGCAAAGATGATTTGGTAGCGGTGAAGTGGGGCGCGGGAAGTGGATCTGGGTCCCGCGGACCGGACTGCCTGCAGCGCTCGCCCAGGAAGGTCGCTCTTCCACCTGAGTTGCAAGTTATTACCATCGCA GTTGACAGTCGCGGGGTGCACGCCGTAGTGAAGCGACCGGGCGGCGCGTTGGCGTACGCCGTATACGCGGTGGGCGCGACTCGTGCGCTTACTGACAGCGTCTTCCCCACTGACCACGAGGCATTGCTCGGTCACACCAACGGAGCCGGTATTCAGCTCGCCACTGCCGCAGAA GGTAGCGAGGCGGTGGTGGTGATGGCGGACGGCAACGGCGCGCTGTACCCCATCGCGCGCGACTGTGTAGGCATGGTGCGCGAGCCACCGCCGCTCAACCTGCCGCCCGCGCGCGCACTCACCGCACACGCGTTGCCGCTGCAGCCGCATGGCGCCGCGCACTCGCACCACGCTGCGCTCAAGTCACAG GTGGCgcttataataatagtaccAGAGCCACAGCTGATGATGCCGCGTGTGCTGCGCTGCGATTTGGAAGGTGTGCGCCAGCTGCTGCATCTACTCGAAGCGGACAACAACA AACAACAAATACTTTCCATCCTTCAAGAACGGTGTGATGGCAACAGGAATATACTACATGCTTGTGTGCACATGTGTGCACCTACATCAAACAAAGAACCCGATATAG TAGAAAATTCTTCGATGCCGAACGTAGCGAGCGGCACTAGTGGCAGCGGAAACAATACCGATGAAGCTGTGCCAGCTATTTCTTGGCCCCCAGAAACATTCGAGGCTTCCGGCGATGAAGACAGTTTAATGGGACTTACTAATAACAG TAAAATATCGAATGGCGGGGCGAACGGCGGCGGTGCGGTGAGCGCTGACCCGGCGGAGCGGCGCGGCAACGCGCTGGCCGCCCTGCGCGCGCTCTGCGAGAGCCCAGTCCTGCAGCCCTACCTCATGCAGCTGCTCCTTGCTAA GGACGGAATGGGCCAAACGCCGTTGATGGCGGCCGTGGCGGAGCGTGCGTACCGCGCGGCGCTCGTGCTGCTGGACGCGATCAGGTCGTGCCCCGAAGCGGACGAGGCGCAACGCTCCGATGCCATCTTCCCGCCCAACGCGCACCCTGACCACTCGCCGCTCCTCGTGCTCTGTTGCAACGACACCTGCAGCTTTACCTGGACAGGACAGGAACATATCAATCAG gATATATTTGAATGCAAGACTTGTGGTCTCACTGGTTCGCTTTGCTGCTGCACTGAATGCGCGAAG GTTTGCCACAAAGGACACGACTGCAAGCTGAAGCGCACGTCGCCGACTGCGTACTGTGACTGCTGGGAGAAGTGCCGCTGCAAGGCGCTGGTGGGCGGCAACTGGGCTGCGCGCTGCGACCTCCTCGCCAGGCTCGCTAGGGACACGCAGCTCGCCACGCATTTTAACTCCAG GGGCGAGTCGATCCTGCTGTTCCTGGTGCAGACGGTAGGGCGGCAGGCGGTGGAGCAGCGTCAGTTCCGCGCTGGCGGAGGGCGGGGTCGCGCGCCGCGCAAGCAGCCCGGCTCCGACGCTGAGGTGGACACGCCCGACCACGACCTCGAGCCGCCGCGGTTCGCAAGACGCGCTCTGCTACATCTACtgg gTGATTGGGCTGCTGTGGAAGCGGCTGTTATGTGTGGCGCCACCGCCTCGGAGCCTGAAGGCCGGCCCGGCAGCCCCTCGCTTAACCAGTCCGGAACCACGCTCCTCGACAAGTTCACACACGCACTCATCGTTAAGTGTACCAATGAA ATGCTAGACACGTTGCTGCACACGCTAATGCGCGAGCAGCAGAATGAGGCGGTGCCGGGACGGGCGGAGCGCGCGCGCGAGGTGGCGCGCCGCTTCGTGCGCTCCGTCGCTAGGATCTTCGTCATATTCAGTGTCGAGATGGCACCAGGCGCAGCCAAGAAGAGAGG GCCACTTTCGATCACATCCTCGTTGGTCCGGTGCCGGCGTGTATTCGCTGCGCTAGTAGCACTTGCCGTGGAGGAGCTGGTGGAGGCAGCCGACGCCCTGCTCGCGCCGGTCCGGCTTGGCGTGGTGCGCCCCACTGCCCCCTTCCCACTTGCCACAACCTACGTCGATCTTGTTAATGGCAGCGAGGATTTGTTTGGAGTCGAGCCCCTATCTACAGGACACACTCGGCTCGGACACAGTCGCAG gGAATCAAACACCGGCGGAGGCCGCGGGGCAGCCGCAGGCGGTGCTTCAATGGGCGGATCAGCGCTGGCTCCTGACAGAGCCTCCACGCCCGTCGCCACTGAATACGCAGATGATGTGGCCGAAGCGCCCTCCCTGGGTGGTGACGACGATGCCTCCGAGACCGACGAGCCTGCCATGGCGGCAGCCGACCCCACCCCGGACGCACAACACGATGATGCAATGGGCGAAAG agGGCAAGAACAACATGTAGTCGTTGAAAACGGCACGGAGCGCGCGGAGGGCGGCGAAAGCGAGAGCGAGCTGGATCTGCTGGCCGAGGTGGAGACAGAGAGTGACTCCGATGACCAGGACAATGCCGAGTCCGCGCAGCGCAGCGTGCAAACTCGCGCCACACAGGGTTCTGATGCCG CAGGTATAGCATCGCTGCTAATGTATCCAGAGGACGAGAGCGGGGACTCAACGCAGCCGGAGGACGAGGACTCGGAGGCGGGCGAGACCGACGAGCAGGACGGCGAGGCCGAGCCTCCGCTGCACGACGGCGAGCCGCTCgagcgccgcgccgcgccgcctgCGCGCCCCAACCTCGCGCCGCACTCCATGCAATGGGCGATACG ATCGCGCGAGCCGACGCGCGGCACGACAAGCAGCGCAGGCGGGGTGCGGCTGACGGGCAGCTCCTCGCTGGTGTTCATCGACCCCGCCTCGCTGCGACGTTCTGCCGCTGCGGCAGCTGCTGGCGCACACGACCCGCACTCCACATCTACCACCGCTTCCTTCTTGGCACGAGCGTTCG gTATTGTCATCCGTCAAATCGCGGATCTACTGTGGGAGTATGAACGTATAACTCTGCCGTTACCGCGCCTGGTGCCTCTGGCCTACCGCGAGGCGCTGCGCCTGCAGTGTTACCTCGAACGACAACTCAAGCCCACTTGGGACTGGCTCGTTACCGTTATGGACGCTACAGAAGCTCAGTTGAG ATTCGGCGCTTCATTGACTTCGAACAACGCGGGCTCTGCGGCAGCGGAACACAGCCGCACCAACGCCACCACCACCCGCCGCACCACCTCTTTCACCTCGCCCGCCACGCGCATCATCGGCTTCTCGGAGGGACCGCGCGGCCGGGATAGAGACCAAG GTGTGGAGGCAGGTAGCGCGCGGCGCGAGTTCCTGGCGTACTGCCTCTCGCTACTGCGCGCGCACAGCGCCGAGCACGCGGAGCAGCTGCCCGTGCTGGACGTGGCCGCGCTCAAGCACGTCGCGTACGTGCTTGACGCGCTCATATACTACATGCGAGCTGCGCAGCCGCAACCGCACCACCACCCACATTTATGGACAGCC GACGAAAATGAAAACGAGGAAGGCGACGAGGAGATGGTAGTGGGTGGCGGAGGCACCAATGAGTCTGACGGCGAGGGCGATGGCGCACGCGGCCGCACGCACGCCTTCTTCCAGCGTTCCGACTCCACGCTCTGTCTGGGATGTCCCCCGCCAGATCCTTTCAATA TGACAATGCAAGATGCACTGCCGCTGGCCGACCAGCCGCAGCTGCTGCAGCCCAACGCGCGCCGCGAGGACCTGTTCGGCATGCCGCGCCAGCCCGTCACCCTGCCGCCCGCCGACGACGCCAACACCGGCGCCGCAAATCCGCTTGAAG TGATGTGCCTGTTGAAAGTGGTTCCTCGTCGGTTGGGTTTGTCGTCGCGCGGAGCTGAGCGCGGCTGGTCGCCGCCCGCGCGCCCCGCCTccgcgccgcccgcgcacACACACACCATGGCGCGCGACGAGCCGCAG GATTTATCCTGTGCTAAAGATACTGTAACAAAAATGGACACCGGAAGTGATGGTGAATATCCATCGGATTCTGATTCTGATGAAGCAAGACAAATCCAAAGGAAGAAACATCACAG GCATCCGCACGCGTCGACGTCTGGTAGCAGCTCGCGGCAGGACCGGCAGGAGGCGGCACCGCCATCGGAGTTCCACACGCTGGTGGACACCGCCTGCTCCATCATAGACGCGCCGCACCAGCAGAACATCGCACTGCCTAAACCgg GAGTGAGCGGATCTGTGCACGAGCCGCGGCCGTCCACCTCGCGCAGCCCCGGCAAGACTGTTATTGTACGTGCT gGCGAATTACTAAGTGTTGCCGATCCTTTAGAGTCGCAGGAGATATCTGCTCACGTGACAGTAGAGACGACCGGCCTCACCACGGCCCCCTTGTTACCTACACAAGTACTTAATGCACCTGCTCAAGC TCGCACTTGTCCGTCACTGGGAGCGACCGTGTCGCACGACCTGCTGTTAGGTCGGTGGCGGCTATCACTGGACCTGTTCGGGCGCGTGTTCACCGAGGACGTGGGCCTCGAGCCCGGCTCCGTGGTCGCCGAGCTCGGCGGCTTCCCAGTCAAGGAGGTCAAGTTCAGGCGCGACATGGAGAAGCTACGCAACTCACAGCAAAAAGATTTGACCCTGCATAAG ATGGAGCGTGATCGTGCGAAGCTACTGCAGCAGACATTCGCGGAGTTGAATAGCGCGTTCGCGGGGCAGAACCGCCGCGCGCACAGCGCACAGCCGCCGCTCGCCGTCAACCGTGTCAAGGTGACGTTCCGCGACGAACCCGGCGAGGGCAGCGGCGTCGCCAGGTCCTTCTACACCAGCGTCGCTGAG gCGCTACTAGCAAACGAGAAACTGCCTCCGCTGGAGTCGACCTCCGGCAGCGGACTCAACAGCAACGCGTCTAACGGCACCTCAGGCTCCAGCGGCGCCAATGCAGGCGCCAGCGCTAACACTGGAACAcg TAGTAGCGGTGCAGGCAGAGCGCGCGCTAAGGACACGGCGCGGCGGGTGCCGGGCAGAGCTGCGCCGCGGCCTCCCACCGCGCGCGAGCCGCGCCGCGTGCTCAGTGTCGATGCGAGGCCGTACTCACCACAG GCTGCACCGGGGACTGAGGGCGCGGGGTACAGTGGCGACCGGCCCGGCGGACACAACGAACATCTCACCCTGCATCAGGCACAACTCGGCGAAAGATTATATCCCAGA gTACATTCTCTCCATCCGACATTTGCGGGCAAAATCACTGGGATGCTGTTAGAATTGACACCTGCCCAACTTTTAGTACTACTTGCCAGTGAAGACGCATTGAGACAGAAAGTGCGAGAGGCCATGGACCTTATAGTTATGAATCCTTCTGAAGCGATACTAG ACCTGGACGTATTCTCGCTGTCGGAACGCGGCGGCGGTGTGGGCGGCGGCGGGGGCGCGGCACTGGGTGCTGGCTCGTCGGCGGCGGCTGCGGACGATGCGGCGCCACTCTTCTACTCGCCAGGCAAGCGCGGCTACTACTCGCCTCGGCAGGGACGCGCCACCTCGGAGCGCATCAACGCCTTTAGGAATGTCGGCAg AATCATCGGGCTGTGTCTGCTACAAAATGAACTGTGCCCAATGTTCCTCAATCGGCACGTGTTGAAATACATACTGGCCCGACCTATACGTTTCCACGATCTCGCGTTCTTCGACCCTGTCGTCTACGAGAGCTTGCGCCAACTCGTCGCCGACGCAGAGAATGGAGATTCTCATTCCTTGTTTGCAGCTCTCGATCTCAACTTTAG TTTGGAAATGTGTGAAGAAGAAGGCGGTGGTTGTGTGGAACTGGTACCCGGTGGCCGAGAAATCGAAGTGACCGCGCTCAACGTGTACGATTACGTGCGCAAGTACGCACAACATCGGATGCTGCACTCGCAGGAAAAAGCGCTCGAG TCGATCCGTGTGGGCGTATTGGATGTGTTACCCGAGTCCTCCTTGGAGGGCTTGACCGCTGAGGACCTGCGGCTCCTGCTGAACGGCGTGGGCGACATCAATGTGGCCGCGCTGGTCTCGTACACAAGCTTCAACGACGAGAGCGGCGAGCCTCCAGAGCGGCTCGTGAGGTTCAAACGTTGGCTCTGGGCCATCGTTGACAAAATGACTCATCTTGAACGACAGGATCTG GTGTACTTCTGGACGGGTTCGCCTGCGTTGCCGGCGTCGGAGGAGGGCTTCCAGCCAATGCCGTCGGTGACAATCCGGCCGGCTGACGACGCGCACCTGCCCACCGCCAACACGTGCATCTCGCGCCTCTACATCCCGCTCTACTCATCGCGACACGTACTCAAGCACAAGCTGCTGCTTgctataaaaactaaaaatttcgGCTTCGTGTAG